The Mycolicibacterium boenickei genome has a segment encoding these proteins:
- a CDS encoding TetR/AcrR family transcriptional regulator yields the protein MAEATLGVIAEKGIADFTVSDVAARSGVHETSIYRRWGNRENLITETLLGYSEQVIPVPDTGALDTDLRGLLEGIATYLSGPVGRALAQALAFSGEESRWAAVRREFWSGRLELVRAIIDRAVDRGELPAGTDPRLVLETLVAPLSFRTLVTRQPIDDGLCTRLVELVLAGILPRDPIASAAGGKQ from the coding sequence GTGGCTGAAGCGACACTCGGGGTCATCGCCGAGAAGGGCATCGCCGACTTCACGGTCAGCGACGTCGCGGCACGATCCGGCGTCCACGAAACGTCGATCTACCGGCGGTGGGGCAATCGCGAGAATCTGATCACCGAGACCCTGCTCGGATACAGCGAGCAGGTGATTCCGGTGCCCGACACCGGGGCGCTCGACACCGACCTGCGCGGATTGCTCGAGGGGATCGCGACGTATCTGAGCGGCCCCGTCGGGCGAGCGCTGGCGCAAGCATTGGCGTTCAGCGGTGAGGAGTCGCGCTGGGCTGCGGTGCGGCGGGAGTTCTGGAGCGGACGGTTGGAGTTGGTCAGAGCCATCATCGACCGGGCCGTCGATCGCGGGGAGTTGCCGGCCGGCACCGATCCGCGTCTGGTCCTGGAAACCCTCGTCGCCCCACTGAGTTTCAGAACCCTCGTCACGCGCCAGCCGATCGACGACGGTCTGTGCACACGTCTCGTCGAGCTCGTGCTCGCCGGCATCCTGCCGCGCGACCCGATTGCCAGCGCAGCAGGTGGGAAACAATGA
- a CDS encoding aromatic ring-hydroxylating oxygenase subunit alpha, which yields MTVSPVSSTDEQLTRRALRHAVEGTTDMAEAVLKVPLHYYRDPKITEIEESQILRRVPLAIVPSAQIAEKNDFVVRSVLGDSLLVTRDRTGASHVFLNYCRHRGAMPACGSGNASRFVCPYHAWTYRNTGELFMVPGKAGFDTMDPAEYGLVELPSEERYGFVWAVLTAGATIDLGTHLGPLGNELAQWNYESYGYHTDREFSSDVSWKGALEAFAEGYHFPFVHGESLIGQNTLPNTAIYDEFGRHHRIGFPFNWIKNLADDPSASFDPSANMGVIYWVYPNLILANSPVGVEIIDMLPEGEPTRCTVRHSWMGRIPATTDEMRAAYDAVYEGVHAAVRDEDFAMLPQCGEGVRHGQHDHMIIGRNEIAVQHMIKVFAQELGVALA from the coding sequence ATGACCGTCAGCCCAGTCAGCAGCACCGATGAACAACTGACCCGCCGTGCGCTGCGGCATGCCGTCGAGGGGACGACGGATATGGCCGAGGCGGTGCTGAAGGTGCCGCTGCACTACTACCGCGACCCGAAGATCACCGAGATCGAGGAATCCCAGATCCTGCGCCGGGTTCCGCTGGCGATCGTGCCGTCGGCTCAGATCGCGGAGAAGAACGACTTCGTCGTCCGTTCGGTGCTCGGGGACTCGCTGCTGGTGACCCGGGACCGCACCGGCGCCAGCCACGTCTTCCTCAACTACTGCCGCCACCGCGGGGCGATGCCGGCCTGCGGCTCCGGAAATGCGTCCCGTTTCGTCTGTCCGTACCACGCGTGGACCTACCGCAACACAGGTGAGCTGTTCATGGTCCCGGGCAAAGCGGGCTTCGACACGATGGACCCCGCGGAGTACGGCCTGGTGGAGTTGCCGTCCGAGGAACGCTACGGCTTCGTCTGGGCCGTGCTGACCGCGGGCGCGACCATCGACCTTGGCACCCACCTGGGGCCGCTCGGAAACGAACTGGCGCAATGGAATTACGAGAGCTACGGCTACCACACCGACCGCGAGTTCTCCTCAGACGTGTCGTGGAAGGGTGCGCTCGAGGCGTTTGCCGAGGGCTACCACTTCCCCTTCGTCCACGGCGAGAGCCTGATTGGGCAGAACACCCTGCCCAACACCGCGATCTACGACGAATTCGGCCGGCATCACCGCATCGGCTTCCCGTTCAACTGGATCAAGAATCTCGCCGATGACCCGAGCGCCTCATTCGACCCGTCGGCCAACATGGGTGTCATCTACTGGGTCTACCCGAATCTGATCCTGGCCAACAGCCCGGTCGGCGTGGAGATCATCGACATGCTCCCCGAGGGCGAACCCACCCGCTGCACGGTGCGGCACAGCTGGATGGGTCGTATCCCGGCGACGACAGACGAGATGCGGGCGGCTTACGACGCGGTCTATGAAGGCGTTCATGCCGCAGTGCGCGACGAGGACTTCGCCATGCTCCCGCAATGCGGTGAGGGCGTTCGCCACGGTCAGCACGACCATATGATCATCGGCCGCAACGAGATTGCCGTTCAGCACATGATCAAGGTGTTCGCCCAGGAGTTGGGGGTCGCGCTGGCTTGA
- a CDS encoding acyl-CoA dehydrogenase family protein — protein MTFSMQLSDDVIEVRDWVHQFAAEVVRPAAAEWDEREETPWPVIQEAAKVGLYSPELFAQQAAEPTGLGMLTVFEELFWGDAGIALSILGTGLAAAALAGNGTPEQIGQWLPAMFGTPGEPHLGAFCSSEPDAGSDVGAIRTRARFDEATREWVLNGTKTWATNGGIANVHIVVASVYPELGSRGQATFIIPPDTHGFTQGQKFKKHGIRASHTAEVVLDNVRLPEDLILGGREKFEERIARVKSGASAGGQAAMKTFERTRPTVGAMAVGVARAAYEYALDYACQREQFGRKIGEFQAVAFKLADMKSRIDAARLLVWRAGWMARNNQAFDNAEGSMAKLVASETAVYVTDEAIQILGGNGYTRDYPVERMHRDAKIFTIFEGTSEIQRLVISRAITGLSIR, from the coding sequence GTGACGTTCTCAATGCAACTGAGCGACGACGTGATCGAAGTCCGCGACTGGGTCCACCAGTTCGCCGCCGAGGTGGTGCGTCCCGCCGCCGCGGAATGGGACGAGCGCGAGGAAACCCCCTGGCCCGTCATCCAGGAAGCGGCCAAGGTCGGGCTGTACTCCCCCGAGTTGTTCGCCCAACAGGCCGCCGAACCCACCGGGCTCGGCATGCTGACCGTGTTCGAGGAACTGTTCTGGGGCGACGCGGGCATCGCGCTGTCGATCCTGGGCACCGGCCTGGCCGCAGCGGCGTTGGCGGGCAACGGAACTCCCGAGCAGATCGGCCAGTGGCTGCCCGCCATGTTCGGCACGCCCGGCGAGCCGCACCTGGGTGCGTTCTGCTCCTCCGAACCCGACGCCGGATCGGACGTCGGCGCCATCCGCACCCGCGCCCGCTTCGACGAGGCAACCCGCGAATGGGTACTCAACGGCACCAAGACCTGGGCCACGAACGGCGGTATCGCCAACGTCCACATCGTCGTCGCCTCGGTCTACCCCGAACTCGGCTCACGCGGCCAGGCCACGTTCATCATCCCGCCCGACACCCACGGCTTCACCCAGGGCCAGAAGTTCAAGAAGCACGGCATCCGCGCCTCGCACACCGCCGAGGTGGTGCTCGACAACGTCCGACTGCCCGAGGATCTGATCCTGGGCGGGCGAGAGAAGTTCGAGGAGCGCATCGCACGGGTCAAGTCCGGCGCCTCGGCCGGCGGTCAGGCCGCGATGAAGACCTTCGAGCGCACCCGGCCCACCGTGGGCGCGATGGCGGTCGGCGTGGCCCGCGCCGCCTATGAGTACGCGCTCGACTACGCCTGCCAACGTGAGCAGTTCGGACGCAAGATCGGCGAGTTCCAGGCCGTCGCGTTCAAGCTCGCCGACATGAAGAGCCGGATCGACGCCGCCCGCTTGCTCGTGTGGCGGGCCGGTTGGATGGCGCGCAACAACCAGGCGTTCGACAACGCCGAGGGCTCGATGGCCAAGCTCGTGGCCAGTGAGACCGCGGTGTACGTGACCGATGAGGCGATCCAGATCCTCGGTGGCAACGGCTACACCCGCGACTACCCGGTCGAGCGGATGCATCGCGACGCCAAGATCTTCACCATCTTCGAGGGCACCAGCGAGATTCAGCGGCTGGTGATCTCGCGGGCGATCACCGGTCTGTCCATTCGATAG
- a CDS encoding YdeI/OmpD-associated family protein — translation MTGQRVPGGVVHKLPADLREALIGNDTALSAWRDITPLARNEFICWVEDAKQQVTRERRIRRTQEELEEGQRRPCCWPGCKHRERTGK, via the coding sequence ATGACTGGCCAACGGGTGCCCGGAGGAGTGGTGCACAAGTTGCCGGCGGACCTGCGCGAAGCCCTGATCGGCAATGACACGGCGCTGTCCGCCTGGCGCGACATCACGCCGCTCGCGCGCAACGAGTTCATCTGCTGGGTCGAGGACGCCAAGCAGCAGGTGACACGCGAGCGGCGGATCCGCCGGACTCAGGAAGAGCTGGAGGAAGGTCAGCGGCGGCCATGCTGCTGGCCCGGGTGCAAGCACCGCGAACGCACCGGCAAGTAG
- a CDS encoding coiled-coil domain-containing protein produces the protein MTGVRHLVRRTVCAAAAVLVLTPIGAATADPAADGVAKLNELSRQAVESRKAVTAAQRDVDATQAEEAAAADRHRADLEALEVANAQLQPFQAAVDRVAAMTYMSRSTGRVAAVLTAGSPQELIDQLTVQRAVVDGAADKMEAYRSARERAAEAAGASERSAADARTAAERASAVREDLQTKLRALLRQIAEAEAQYGALTPQQQAVVNNAAAVMPGATADIPESLPVGVANEVGLQPNTILAARAVSAQFPQIAEIGGVRPDSLPWHPSGLAIDIMIPNSGSAEGIALGNEIMAFALSNAARFGLQDVIWRGTYYTPSGPQGSGYGHFDHVHITTTPRH, from the coding sequence ATGACCGGGGTGCGCCATCTGGTTCGGCGAACGGTGTGCGCTGCGGCCGCGGTCCTGGTTCTGACGCCGATCGGCGCCGCGACGGCTGACCCTGCAGCCGACGGGGTGGCCAAGCTCAACGAGTTGTCCCGCCAGGCCGTTGAGAGTCGCAAGGCCGTCACCGCTGCTCAACGCGATGTCGATGCCACGCAGGCCGAAGAGGCGGCGGCCGCCGACCGCCACCGCGCCGACCTGGAGGCCCTCGAGGTCGCGAACGCCCAGTTGCAGCCCTTTCAGGCGGCAGTCGACCGGGTGGCGGCGATGACGTACATGAGTAGAAGCACCGGCCGGGTAGCGGCAGTGCTCACCGCGGGCTCCCCGCAGGAGCTGATCGATCAATTGACCGTGCAGCGGGCAGTCGTCGATGGGGCGGCCGACAAGATGGAAGCCTATCGATCAGCGCGTGAACGCGCGGCCGAGGCCGCCGGCGCATCGGAGAGATCGGCCGCTGATGCGCGCACCGCTGCCGAGCGGGCGTCCGCGGTACGCGAAGACCTGCAGACCAAGTTGCGTGCACTGCTGCGTCAGATTGCCGAAGCGGAGGCGCAGTACGGGGCATTGACCCCGCAGCAGCAGGCCGTGGTGAACAACGCGGCGGCGGTGATGCCCGGCGCCACTGCGGACATCCCGGAGTCGTTGCCCGTCGGCGTCGCCAACGAGGTCGGGCTACAGCCGAACACCATCCTGGCTGCCCGAGCCGTCAGCGCACAGTTTCCGCAGATCGCCGAGATCGGTGGGGTCCGGCCCGACTCTTTGCCGTGGCATCCCAGCGGTCTGGCCATCGACATCATGATCCCGAATTCCGGGAGCGCCGAGGGCATCGCGCTCGGCAACGAGATCATGGCGTTCGCGCTGAGCAACGCAGCCCGATTTGGGCTGCAGGACGTCATCTGGCGGGGCACCTATTACACGCCGTCCGGACCGCAGGGGTCCGGCTACGGCCACTTCGACCACGTGCACATCACCACGACCCCCCGTCACTGA
- a CDS encoding SDR family oxidoreductase produces the protein MQPAAATRIALVTGASRGIGADVAQQLAGPDTHVVVNYREKAKRANTVVDAIRRAGGRASSLGADISDEAAAAAMIERIGREFGRLDVLVLNASTGLELGTDPGYAMRLNRDAQRRLAKLALPLMPVGGQIVFVTSHQAHFFPNKAVPKGYAAIAASKRAGETALYAMRSEFDRRGIDFTVVSGEVMSDRELATTIARAASAPYPSGIVYAGGPDFLCQMSA, from the coding sequence ATGCAGCCTGCAGCAGCCACCCGGATCGCTCTCGTTACCGGCGCATCGCGGGGTATCGGCGCCGACGTCGCCCAGCAGCTCGCCGGTCCGGACACCCACGTCGTCGTGAACTACCGCGAGAAGGCCAAACGCGCCAACACGGTCGTCGACGCCATCCGCCGTGCGGGTGGCCGCGCCTCCAGCCTCGGTGCCGACATTTCCGATGAAGCCGCTGCTGCCGCCATGATCGAGCGGATCGGCAGGGAGTTTGGCCGACTCGATGTCCTGGTGCTCAACGCATCCACCGGGCTGGAGCTCGGCACTGATCCGGGCTATGCGATGCGGCTGAACCGCGATGCCCAGCGCCGCCTGGCCAAGCTGGCCCTGCCGTTGATGCCGGTGGGCGGTCAGATCGTGTTCGTCACCAGCCACCAGGCGCACTTCTTCCCCAACAAGGCCGTGCCGAAGGGTTACGCGGCGATCGCCGCGAGCAAGCGCGCCGGTGAGACCGCGCTCTATGCCATGCGTTCCGAATTCGACCGGCGTGGCATCGATTTCACTGTGGTTTCCGGAGAGGTGATGTCCGACCGGGAGTTGGCGACGACGATCGCCCGCGCCGCGTCTGCACCGTACCCGTCTGGGATCGTCTACGCCGGCGGGCCTGACTTTCTCTGCCAGATGTCGGCCTGA
- a CDS encoding tartrate dehydrogenase: MTTTHRLAVIPGDGIGKEVVPEGLKVLESAAAAFGFAIDYEQFDYACAEYYTDTGAMLPDGWFDELNRFDAVFFGAVGWPDVVPDHISLWGSLLQFRRHFDQYVNLRPVKLMPGVRSPLAGREPGEVDFVVVRENTEGEYSSIGGRMFEGTDRETVLQETVMTRVGVDRILKYAFELAQRRPDKHLTSATKSNGISITMPYWDERVEQMSARFPDIEVDKFHIDILAANFVLHPDWFDVVVASNLFGDILSDLGPACTGTIGIAPSGNINPERRFPSLFEPVHGSAPDIAGRGIANPIGQIWSASLMLDHLGEHAAAAAILTAVEDVLARGGDVLTPDMGGSATTSVLGTAVRDQLQANLAGAQ, from the coding sequence ATGACCACCACCCATCGGCTCGCAGTGATCCCGGGCGACGGCATCGGCAAGGAAGTGGTGCCCGAAGGTCTCAAGGTGTTGGAGTCGGCGGCGGCCGCCTTCGGTTTCGCCATCGACTATGAGCAGTTCGATTACGCGTGCGCGGAGTACTACACCGACACCGGCGCCATGCTGCCCGACGGGTGGTTCGACGAGTTGAACCGGTTCGACGCGGTGTTCTTCGGTGCGGTCGGCTGGCCGGACGTTGTGCCCGACCACATTTCGCTGTGGGGAAGTCTCCTGCAGTTCCGCAGGCACTTCGATCAGTACGTCAACCTGCGCCCCGTCAAACTGATGCCCGGAGTGAGAAGTCCGCTCGCCGGCCGTGAGCCCGGCGAGGTGGACTTCGTCGTCGTCCGGGAGAACACCGAAGGCGAGTACTCGAGTATCGGCGGCAGGATGTTCGAGGGCACCGACCGCGAGACGGTGCTGCAAGAGACTGTGATGACGCGGGTCGGTGTCGACCGGATTCTGAAGTACGCGTTCGAACTTGCCCAACGTCGGCCTGACAAGCATCTGACCTCGGCGACGAAAAGTAACGGTATCTCCATCACGATGCCGTACTGGGACGAACGTGTCGAGCAGATGAGCGCGCGGTTCCCGGATATCGAGGTGGACAAGTTCCACATCGATATCCTCGCGGCGAATTTCGTGCTGCACCCGGACTGGTTCGACGTCGTTGTCGCGAGCAACCTCTTCGGTGACATCCTGTCGGACCTGGGTCCCGCGTGCACCGGCACCATCGGTATCGCCCCGAGCGGAAACATCAACCCGGAGCGGCGATTTCCGAGTCTGTTCGAGCCGGTTCACGGGTCTGCGCCCGACATCGCCGGACGTGGAATAGCCAATCCCATCGGGCAGATTTGGAGCGCGTCGTTGATGCTCGACCACCTTGGTGAGCACGCCGCGGCCGCTGCGATCCTGACGGCCGTCGAGGATGTGCTCGCTCGCGGAGGGGATGTCCTGACCCCCGACATGGGCGGTTCCGCGACGACGAGTGTGCTCGGGACCGCGGTCCGCGACCAGCTACAGGCGAATCTTGCTGGGGCGCAGTAG
- a CDS encoding DUF2834 domain-containing protein: MLTRNDKILCGTYAVIALVALVGTWWNNIRYITTESTSLIDFVQSGYANYASSSLTNDLLLLGLAAFVFMVVEARRIGIPTVWIYLVLSFLVAVSVAFPLFLIRRQLVLADGRVSGAPAT, from the coding sequence ATGCTGACACGAAACGACAAGATTTTGTGCGGCACCTATGCGGTGATCGCACTGGTAGCGCTCGTCGGCACCTGGTGGAACAACATCCGCTACATCACCACCGAGAGCACCAGCCTGATCGACTTCGTCCAGAGCGGCTACGCCAACTATGCGTCGTCCTCACTCACCAACGATCTGCTGCTGCTCGGGTTGGCGGCGTTCGTGTTCATGGTTGTCGAGGCGCGCCGGATCGGCATCCCGACGGTGTGGATCTACCTCGTGCTCAGTTTCCTCGTCGCGGTGAGTGTGGCGTTTCCGCTGTTCCTGATCCGGCGGCAGCTGGTGCTGGCGGACGGGCGAGTGTCCGGGGCGCCGGCAACGTAG
- a CDS encoding TetR/AcrR family transcriptional regulator translates to MSSGRDRLLATALKLFSAKGYAATSVAHIQQAAGLAPGSGALYKHFGSKRELLEAAVSHRIDAIVSAREQYDAGNPKSVEEAVRSAGQLIWTNLTQSEELLRVMLREPDELGELDEKTWQVITDNAYQRFADELAASNRSGRTQIPDPEATAAVAIAGLSYAATLQALTGRLPGNVDHERFFEAWVVQTVSMIKQHRSQTN, encoded by the coding sequence ATGTCATCCGGACGGGACCGACTTCTGGCCACAGCTCTCAAGCTGTTCTCGGCCAAGGGGTACGCCGCGACGTCGGTGGCCCATATCCAGCAGGCCGCCGGCCTGGCGCCGGGTTCGGGTGCGCTATACAAGCACTTCGGCTCGAAACGCGAACTGCTGGAGGCCGCGGTCTCGCACCGCATCGATGCCATCGTGAGCGCCCGTGAGCAGTACGACGCCGGCAATCCCAAGTCCGTCGAAGAGGCGGTACGCAGCGCCGGACAGTTGATCTGGACCAACCTGACCCAGAGCGAGGAGCTGCTGCGGGTCATGCTGCGCGAGCCGGATGAGCTCGGCGAACTCGACGAGAAGACCTGGCAGGTCATCACCGACAATGCCTATCAACGGTTCGCCGACGAGCTGGCTGCCTCCAACCGCTCGGGGCGGACCCAGATCCCCGACCCCGAGGCCACCGCGGCGGTCGCGATCGCCGGGCTGTCCTATGCCGCGACGCTGCAGGCGCTGACCGGACGGTTGCCGGGCAACGTCGACCACGAACGCTTCTTCGAGGCCTGGGTCGTCCAGACCGTCAGCATGATCAAGCAGCACCGCTCTCAAACCAACTGA
- a CDS encoding TetR/AcrR family transcriptional regulator, protein MRRHGWSGDIPADDDEAVGRIIGAARQAIDARGTVSVSEVAQALGVTRQTVYRYFPTLESLMVATAVSSVDGFLDRLAAELGSITDPSEAVVEGIAYTAEQIPHDRYLSLVLQPGKASAFTAGVTSDLAIEFGKSILQRFDIDWAAVGFEGEVFDQLVEFMLRTLQSFIVDPGGPSRHNTGLRTYLRDWVAPAVAAHAR, encoded by the coding sequence ATGCGCAGGCACGGCTGGTCGGGCGACATTCCCGCCGACGACGACGAAGCCGTCGGACGCATCATCGGCGCGGCCCGGCAGGCGATCGACGCGCGCGGCACGGTGAGCGTGTCGGAGGTAGCGCAGGCCCTGGGAGTGACCCGCCAGACCGTGTACCGCTATTTCCCGACCCTCGAGAGCCTCATGGTCGCCACCGCCGTCTCCTCGGTGGACGGCTTTCTCGATCGATTGGCAGCAGAGCTCGGTTCGATCACCGACCCCAGTGAAGCCGTCGTGGAGGGCATCGCCTACACCGCCGAACAGATCCCACACGACCGGTACCTCAGCCTGGTCCTGCAGCCCGGCAAGGCCAGCGCCTTCACCGCCGGCGTAACGTCGGACCTGGCCATCGAGTTCGGCAAGTCGATCCTGCAGCGATTCGACATCGACTGGGCCGCAGTCGGATTCGAAGGTGAAGTGTTCGACCAGCTGGTCGAGTTCATGCTGCGGACGCTGCAGTCGTTCATCGTCGATCCGGGAGGGCCGTCCCGCCACAACACCGGACTGCGGACCTACCTGCGGGATTGGGTGGCGCCGGCGGTGGCCGCGCACGCGCGTTAG
- a CDS encoding serine hydrolase domain-containing protein: MTVSRSRLTRLCAVGTVLFTVAATTSCGQPAPPPAASSTPTTTAPAPAVPMPTLAAVVPAGDFTAVSKLVDDSIAAHRLPGAVVQVGHGGNVVFRQAYGSRKLDGEPGLDGVPAPAEPMTEDTIFDLASLSKSIATTTAFMQLYEQGKVEFDDPVQKYLPDFNPTNDPRRAQVTVRMLLTHTSGIAGDLSLDGPWGLDKADTAEGIHRALGAWVVYGPGELFHYSDINFILVGTIIERITGQPLDRYVQDNVFAPLGLSETHYLPAAKACGPHQIRGTAVALDPSAAKVTDCPEGTWSTDLLPRIAPTALDEDTPGLNPDYGHPLRGTVHDPTARRMGGVAGSAGVFSTVNDVGRFAQALLDRLAGRPSTFPLKQSTVELMATPQQPGNSAEQVEAANNAVRSAVANTPNTTDPLLAPQYPAIDGQDLRGFGWDIDTAHSRPRGLVFPVGSFGHTGFTGVTLWMDPGSNTYVAVLANVIHQRGGPPIAKLSGDVATETARALHLYGN; the protein is encoded by the coding sequence GTGACGGTGTCGCGATCACGTCTGACCCGGCTCTGCGCCGTAGGAACTGTCCTGTTCACGGTTGCCGCGACCACCTCATGCGGACAGCCGGCGCCCCCGCCGGCGGCCAGTTCCACGCCCACAACGACCGCGCCGGCACCGGCCGTCCCGATGCCCACCCTGGCTGCCGTCGTTCCCGCGGGTGACTTCACTGCGGTCTCGAAGCTCGTCGACGACTCCATCGCGGCACATCGCCTGCCGGGTGCGGTGGTCCAGGTCGGCCACGGCGGCAACGTCGTCTTCCGCCAGGCTTACGGTTCGCGCAAGCTCGACGGTGAGCCCGGACTCGACGGGGTGCCCGCGCCCGCCGAGCCGATGACCGAGGACACGATCTTCGATCTGGCCTCGCTGTCGAAGAGCATCGCGACGACGACGGCGTTCATGCAGCTCTACGAACAGGGCAAGGTCGAGTTCGACGATCCGGTGCAGAAATATCTGCCGGACTTCAACCCCACCAATGACCCACGGCGCGCGCAGGTGACGGTCCGCATGCTGCTCACCCACACGTCGGGCATCGCGGGGGATCTGAGCCTGGACGGTCCGTGGGGGCTCGACAAAGCCGACACGGCCGAAGGCATTCACCGCGCGCTCGGCGCGTGGGTGGTGTACGGGCCCGGCGAGCTGTTCCACTACTCCGACATCAACTTCATTCTGGTCGGCACGATCATCGAGCGGATCACCGGCCAGCCCCTGGATCGATATGTGCAGGACAATGTCTTTGCGCCGCTTGGGTTGTCAGAGACCCACTACCTCCCGGCAGCCAAAGCGTGTGGTCCGCACCAGATCCGGGGAACAGCGGTTGCCCTCGACCCGAGTGCGGCCAAGGTGACCGACTGTCCGGAAGGAACGTGGAGCACCGACCTCTTGCCCCGCATCGCACCGACGGCGCTCGACGAAGACACCCCTGGCCTCAACCCCGACTACGGCCACCCGCTGCGCGGCACCGTGCACGACCCGACCGCACGCCGCATGGGCGGGGTGGCCGGGAGCGCCGGGGTGTTCTCGACAGTCAACGACGTCGGCCGATTCGCACAAGCCCTGCTCGATCGCCTCGCGGGCCGGCCGAGCACGTTTCCACTGAAGCAATCGACCGTGGAGTTGATGGCGACTCCGCAGCAGCCCGGGAACAGTGCCGAACAAGTCGAGGCGGCCAACAACGCCGTCCGCAGCGCCGTCGCAAACACCCCGAACACAACCGATCCCCTTCTCGCCCCGCAGTATCCGGCCATCGACGGACAAGACCTTCGCGGGTTCGGCTGGGATATCGACACCGCCCACTCCAGGCCGCGCGGGCTGGTCTTTCCCGTCGGCAGCTTCGGCCACACCGGATTCACGGGCGTGACGCTGTGGATGGATCCCGGGTCAAACACCTACGTCGCCGTCCTGGCGAACGTGATCCATCAACGCGGCGGACCGCCGATCGCCAAGCTGAGCGGGGACGTGGCCACCGAAACCGCCCGGGCGCTGCATCTCTACGGGAACTAA
- a CDS encoding LLM class flavin-dependent oxidoreductase — protein MSRLRFGYFIAPFHRPGTNPTLALHRDLEFVEHLDALGYDEVWIGEHHSAGSEIISSPEVFIAAAAARAKRIKFGTGVISLSYHNPLWAADRLMLLDHLTHGRIIGGVGPGSLPTDSAMIGLTPTDTRELLETNLDIMVRLLAGETVSAKTATHELFDAKLQLAPYSEGGIPLSVAAVASPTGARLAGKHGIGLLSIGATLSEAGFDALAHHWNIAEERAAAFGTTIDRSNWSLVGPFHIAETDAQARAEVRYGIEAWFNYFQKVAAFPQMTMPGDTIEAMIDAVNDRGAGVIGTPERARAQVQRLWDQSGGFGSMLQMAADWANPAATRRSAELFAEEVMPHFQGQAQPTLDAAARAGQVRDGLAQSQIDAIAHMSQKYEAEKADS, from the coding sequence GTGTCCCGACTCCGGTTCGGCTACTTCATCGCCCCGTTCCACCGCCCGGGCACCAACCCGACGTTGGCGCTGCACCGGGACCTGGAGTTCGTCGAGCACCTCGACGCCCTCGGGTACGACGAAGTCTGGATCGGTGAGCACCACTCGGCGGGCAGCGAGATCATCAGCTCGCCCGAGGTGTTCATCGCCGCGGCGGCCGCCCGGGCCAAGCGGATCAAGTTCGGCACCGGGGTGATCTCGCTGTCGTACCACAACCCGCTGTGGGCGGCCGACCGGTTGATGCTGCTCGACCACCTCACCCACGGCCGCATCATCGGCGGCGTCGGGCCCGGCTCGCTGCCCACCGACTCGGCCATGATCGGGCTGACCCCGACCGATACCCGGGAACTGCTCGAAACCAACCTCGACATCATGGTGCGGCTGCTCGCAGGCGAAACGGTGAGCGCCAAGACCGCCACGCACGAGTTGTTCGACGCGAAACTGCAATTGGCGCCGTACTCCGAAGGAGGGATCCCGTTGTCGGTCGCCGCCGTCGCCTCCCCGACCGGTGCCCGGTTGGCCGGTAAGCACGGCATCGGGTTGCTGTCGATCGGCGCCACACTGAGCGAGGCCGGATTCGATGCGCTGGCCCATCACTGGAACATCGCCGAGGAGCGGGCGGCGGCGTTCGGCACCACGATCGACCGGAGCAACTGGTCACTGGTCGGACCGTTCCACATCGCCGAGACCGATGCCCAGGCGCGCGCCGAGGTCCGGTACGGCATCGAGGCCTGGTTCAACTACTTCCAGAAGGTCGCGGCATTCCCGCAGATGACCATGCCGGGAGACACCATCGAGGCAATGATCGACGCGGTCAACGATCGCGGCGCCGGCGTGATCGGAACGCCGGAACGGGCACGTGCCCAGGTGCAGCGACTGTGGGATCAGTCCGGCGGTTTCGGATCGATGCTGCAGATGGCCGCGGACTGGGCCAATCCCGCTGCCACCCGACGCTCGGCAGAACTGTTCGCCGAAGAGGTCATGCCGCATTTTCAGGGTCAGGCCCAGCCGACCCTGGACGCCGCGGCGCGCGCCGGGCAGGTACGCGACGGGCTGGCCCAGTCTCAGATCGACGCGATCGCCCACATGTCGCAGAAGTACGAGGCCGAAAAGGCCGACTCGTAA